Proteins found in one Plectropomus leopardus isolate mb chromosome 9, YSFRI_Pleo_2.0, whole genome shotgun sequence genomic segment:
- the sesn4 gene encoding sestrin-3 isoform X1, which yields MIICTNKMEYPLRTQCQRVHKQVMVNGEKERVSLLFMKALVSRGSVDAVSQQMASHPQYLESFLRTQHYILHMDGPLPLPYRHYIAIMAAARHHCNYLVYLHSAQFLRVGGDPLWLQGLEAAPPRLRLLDHINKVLAHQPWLTACSHIQTLLKSGEQCWSLAELVQAVVILAHCHSLCSFVFGCDTDSDFVPLSKSPNGTPPTFCPFDAANGNTNVPQLLATPSEHITRRRSLDSSSDMVYLKERIQKSQEEREKREERLLQTQTLQQTDMEEEEEMICFADPTRFITDPDLCYQEFARREEDHFQVFRVQDYSWEDHGFSLVNRLYSDIGHLLDDRFRSVTTLPSMHSPDLKRAIWNYIHCVLGIRYDDYDYGEVNQLLERDLKLYIKAVACFPDATKTPVCPLSLAPLKTSERIHINLLIMEARLQAELLYALRAITQYMIA from the exons atgatcATCTGTACGAATAAAATGGAGTACCCCCTAAGAACCCAGTGTCAGCGAGTCCACAAACAG GTAATGGTTAACGGTGAGAAGGAGCGGGTGTCACTGCTGTTCATGAAGGCTCTGGTCAGCAGGGGGAGCGTGGACGCTGTGTCCCAGCAGATGGCCTCTCACCCTCAGTACTTGGAGAGCTTCCTGCGCACACAGCACTACATCCTGCACATGGACGGCCCCTTGCCGCTGCCGTACCGCCATTACATCGCCATCATG GCCGCGGCACGACATCACTGCAACTACTTGGTGTACCTGCACTCAGCCCAGTTTCTGAGAGTCGGCGGGGACCCTCTGTGGTTGCAGGGTTTGGAGGCAGCGCCCCCTCGCCTTCGTCTCCTTGACCACATCAACAAGGTGCTGGCCCACCAACCCTGGCTCACCGCCTGCTCACACATCCAG ACGCTGCTGAAGTCAGGCGAGCAGTGCTGGTCACTGGCCGAGCTGGTGCAGGCCGTGGTGATCCTGGCCCACTGCCACTCCCTCTGCAGCTTTGTGTTTGGATGCGACACAGACTCAGACTTTGTCCCTCTCTCCAAGTCTCCTAACGGTACCCCGCCAACCTTCTGCCCCTTTGATGCTGCCAATGGCAACACCAACGTGCCTCAGTTGCTCGCCACTCCCTCCGAACACATAACACGAAGACGG TCTCTGGACTCCAGTTCTGACATGGTGTATCTGAAGGAGAGGATCCAGAAGTCCCAGGAGGAgcgagagaagagagaagagcgtctgctgcagacacaaacactccAGCAAACAG atatggaagaagaagaggagatgaTATGCTTCGCAGACCCGACACGTTTTATCACAGACCCTGACCTATGCTATCAGGAGTTCGCTCGTAGGGAGGAAGACCACTTCCAAGTATTTAGAGTTCAG GACTACTCGTGGGAGGACCACGGCTTCTCCTTAGTCAACAGGCTGTACTCGGACATCGGGCACCTGTTGGACGACAGATTCAGGAGCGTGACCACCCTCCCCTCAATGCACAGCCCCGACCTGAAGAGGGCGATCTGGAATTACATCCACTGTGTGTTAGGAATACG GTATGATGATTATGATTACGGAGAAGTGAACCAGTTGCTGGAGCGGGATCTGAAGCTGTACATCAAGGCTGTGGCCTGTTTTCCTGATGCCACCAAAACTCCAGTGTGTCCGCTGAGTTTGGCTCCGCTTAAAACTTCAGAACGG ATACACATTAATTTACTAATCATGGAGGCCCGGCTGCAGGCCGAGCTGCTATACGCCCTGAGAGCCATCACTCAGTACATGATCGCCTAA
- the sesn4 gene encoding sestrin-3 isoform X2: protein MVNGEKERVSLLFMKALVSRGSVDAVSQQMASHPQYLESFLRTQHYILHMDGPLPLPYRHYIAIMAAARHHCNYLVYLHSAQFLRVGGDPLWLQGLEAAPPRLRLLDHINKVLAHQPWLTACSHIQTLLKSGEQCWSLAELVQAVVILAHCHSLCSFVFGCDTDSDFVPLSKSPNGTPPTFCPFDAANGNTNVPQLLATPSEHITRRRSLDSSSDMVYLKERIQKSQEEREKREERLLQTQTLQQTDMEEEEEMICFADPTRFITDPDLCYQEFARREEDHFQVFRVQDYSWEDHGFSLVNRLYSDIGHLLDDRFRSVTTLPSMHSPDLKRAIWNYIHCVLGIRYDDYDYGEVNQLLERDLKLYIKAVACFPDATKTPVCPLSLAPLKTSERIHINLLIMEARLQAELLYALRAITQYMIA from the exons ATGGTTAACGGTGAGAAGGAGCGGGTGTCACTGCTGTTCATGAAGGCTCTGGTCAGCAGGGGGAGCGTGGACGCTGTGTCCCAGCAGATGGCCTCTCACCCTCAGTACTTGGAGAGCTTCCTGCGCACACAGCACTACATCCTGCACATGGACGGCCCCTTGCCGCTGCCGTACCGCCATTACATCGCCATCATG GCCGCGGCACGACATCACTGCAACTACTTGGTGTACCTGCACTCAGCCCAGTTTCTGAGAGTCGGCGGGGACCCTCTGTGGTTGCAGGGTTTGGAGGCAGCGCCCCCTCGCCTTCGTCTCCTTGACCACATCAACAAGGTGCTGGCCCACCAACCCTGGCTCACCGCCTGCTCACACATCCAG ACGCTGCTGAAGTCAGGCGAGCAGTGCTGGTCACTGGCCGAGCTGGTGCAGGCCGTGGTGATCCTGGCCCACTGCCACTCCCTCTGCAGCTTTGTGTTTGGATGCGACACAGACTCAGACTTTGTCCCTCTCTCCAAGTCTCCTAACGGTACCCCGCCAACCTTCTGCCCCTTTGATGCTGCCAATGGCAACACCAACGTGCCTCAGTTGCTCGCCACTCCCTCCGAACACATAACACGAAGACGG TCTCTGGACTCCAGTTCTGACATGGTGTATCTGAAGGAGAGGATCCAGAAGTCCCAGGAGGAgcgagagaagagagaagagcgtctgctgcagacacaaacactccAGCAAACAG atatggaagaagaagaggagatgaTATGCTTCGCAGACCCGACACGTTTTATCACAGACCCTGACCTATGCTATCAGGAGTTCGCTCGTAGGGAGGAAGACCACTTCCAAGTATTTAGAGTTCAG GACTACTCGTGGGAGGACCACGGCTTCTCCTTAGTCAACAGGCTGTACTCGGACATCGGGCACCTGTTGGACGACAGATTCAGGAGCGTGACCACCCTCCCCTCAATGCACAGCCCCGACCTGAAGAGGGCGATCTGGAATTACATCCACTGTGTGTTAGGAATACG GTATGATGATTATGATTACGGAGAAGTGAACCAGTTGCTGGAGCGGGATCTGAAGCTGTACATCAAGGCTGTGGCCTGTTTTCCTGATGCCACCAAAACTCCAGTGTGTCCGCTGAGTTTGGCTCCGCTTAAAACTTCAGAACGG ATACACATTAATTTACTAATCATGGAGGCCCGGCTGCAGGCCGAGCTGCTATACGCCCTGAGAGCCATCACTCAGTACATGATCGCCTAA